Proteins encoded in a region of the Cetobacterium ceti genome:
- a CDS encoding DUF502 domain-containing protein produces the protein MGKRIKSYFYGGLISLLPVILTLYIFGWIFNLFISLLKNSFVTTSIRDMFLYFGKTHDLVHYVDWIIYILSALTMIILITLVGYTMRIILFAKIAQFLKTLFTRIPLVKHIYSTISQIVSMFSSDKGKTYQRVVLLEYPRKGVYSLGFLTSETNPLIGEVCKIKDVYNVFIPTSPNPTSGMFVMVPKEEVKLLDMKIDDAIKLIISGGVILPEKRS, from the coding sequence ATGGGAAAAAGAATAAAATCCTATTTTTACGGGGGATTAATATCATTATTACCGGTTATACTGACCCTTTATATATTTGGATGGATATTTAATTTATTTATATCTCTTTTAAAGAATTCCTTTGTAACTACGTCTATTAGAGATATGTTTTTGTACTTTGGGAAAACTCATGATTTAGTTCACTATGTGGACTGGATCATATATATATTATCAGCTTTAACAATGATAATATTAATAACTCTTGTAGGATATACAATGAGAATAATATTATTTGCAAAAATAGCTCAATTTCTAAAGACACTTTTTACAAGAATACCTTTAGTTAAACATATTTATAGTACCATAAGTCAAATTGTATCTATGTTTTCTTCTGATAAAGGAAAAACATATCAAAGAGTAGTTTTATTAGAATATCCTAGAAAAGGTGTTTATAGTTTAGGATTTTTAACATCTGAAACAAATCCTTTAATAGGAGAGGTTTGTAAAATAAAAGATGTATATAATGTATTTATACCTACTTCTCCTAACCCAACATCTGGAATGTTTGTTATGGTTCCAAAGGAAGAAGTAAAATTACTAGATATGAAAATAGATGATGCTATAAAACTTATAATCTCAGGAGGGGTAATACTTCCAGAAAAAAGGAGTTAA
- a CDS encoding tetratricopeptide repeat protein gives MKRKKSVYILLIFLSACSNNNKINNEKYLLVRGINARLNNEKIKALSLYKKALAVDENNIFLLHEIAILEYENKNYIVARDIYKKILKVNKDDEIAIVNLGLIAYKNNQYKECIFYLEKVKNYKYLFTLYKVLGISYYKIGNIDKASRNLYEAFLYIKEYDEEYFAIYTKILIDKNDKDGLYYFLKKGYNKYLANKNFNILYSDILCEFLKKPKEAEKILRIYLINIQIDNDILLKLCEIYIKNNDYIRGKIIFQMIYPEESEKYQKIKKELETVHIENFEEE, from the coding sequence GTGAAAAGAAAGAAAAGTGTATATATTTTACTGATATTTCTTTCTGCTTGTAGTAATAATAATAAAATTAATAATGAAAAATATCTTCTTGTTAGAGGGATAAATGCAAGATTAAATAATGAAAAAATAAAAGCATTATCTCTTTATAAAAAAGCTTTAGCAGTGGATGAAAATAATATATTTCTTTTACACGAAATAGCTATATTAGAATATGAAAATAAAAATTATATAGTTGCTAGAGATATATATAAGAAAATATTAAAAGTGAATAAAGATGACGAAATTGCAATAGTTAATCTAGGATTAATAGCTTATAAAAATAACCAATATAAAGAATGTATTTTTTATCTTGAAAAAGTTAAAAATTATAAATATTTATTTACACTTTATAAAGTATTAGGAATTTCCTATTATAAAATTGGAAATATTGATAAAGCCTCTAGAAATTTATATGAGGCTTTTCTTTATATAAAGGAATATGATGAAGAGTATTTTGCTATATATACTAAGATATTAATAGATAAAAATGATAAAGATGGACTTTATTATTTTTTGAAAAAAGGTTATAATAAATACCTAGCAAATAAAAATTTTAATATTTTATATTCGGATATTTTATGTGAGTTTTTAAAAAAACCTAAGGAAGCCGAAAAAATATTAAGAATATACTTAATAAATATACAGATAGATAATGATATTTTATTAAAATTATGTGAGATTTATATAAAAAATAATGATTATATAAGAGGAAAAATTATTTTTCAAATGATTTATCCCGAAGAAAGTGAAAAATATCAAAAAATAAAAAAAGAGCTAGAAACTGTTCATATAGAAAATTTCGAGGAGGAATAA
- a CDS encoding adenine phosphoribosyltransferase, translated as MDLKKYVALVEDYPKEGIKFRDITPLMNDGAAYKFATDKVVEFAKEQDIDIVVGPEARGFIFGCPVSYALGVGFAPVRKPGKLPREVIEYAYDLEYGSNVLTMHRDAIKPGQRVLIVDDLLATGGTVEATVKLIEELGGVVAGLAFLIELEELKGIDKLKGYPVLTLMKY; from the coding sequence ATGGATTTAAAAAAGTATGTTGCATTAGTTGAAGACTATCCAAAGGAGGGAATTAAATTTAGAGATATAACACCTCTAATGAATGATGGTGCTGCTTATAAATTTGCAACTGATAAAGTGGTTGAATTTGCTAAGGAACAAGATATTGACATAGTAGTTGGTCCAGAAGCAAGAGGATTTATATTTGGATGTCCTGTATCATATGCTTTAGGTGTAGGATTTGCTCCAGTAAGAAAACCAGGAAAATTACCAAGAGAAGTAATTGAATATGCATATGATTTAGAGTATGGATCAAATGTATTAACTATGCATAGAGATGCTATAAAACCAGGTCAAAGAGTTTTAATAGTTGATGATTTATTAGCAACAGGAGGAACTGTTGAAGCAACTGTAAAATTAATTGAAGAATTAGGTGGAGTTGTTGCAGGATTAGCTTTTTTAATTGAATTAGAAGAGTTAAAAGGAATAGATAAATTAAAGGGATACCCTGTATTAACACTAATGAAATATTAA
- a CDS encoding RelA/SpoT family protein — MDYWQEIEKEIDTNGLKVDKEKIKLALFFAEECHQGQYRRSGDHYILHPVEVTKILIDMKMDTDAIVAGILHDIVEDTLITLADIKYNFGDEVALLVDGVTKLDNLPNGTKKQDENIRKMIIAMAQDIRVIIIKLADRLHNMRTLKYMKPEKQIRISKETLSIYAPLAHRLGMAKIKWELEDMALYYLEPEIYKEIKRLIDAKKNERKEYIENIVTEIDKLMKDSKIEGIVKGRFKHFYSIYKKMYEKGKDFDDIYDLMGLRIIVKTEGECYNTLGIIHSNFRPVPGRFKDYIAVPKSNNYQSIHTTIVGPLGKFIEIQIRTEEMDKIAEEGIAAHWSYKEKTKVSKKDQIYGWLRNIVEIHQGSENAEEFVQTVTGDIMKETVFVFSPKGDVVELAQGSTPLDFAFNIHTEIGCKCVGAKVNGKIVPLDYKLQNGDRIEIITSKNAKGPGNDWLDIVVTQGAKSKIRKWLKDQKLVENTKLGKELIEKEVAKLGMSLKEFEESAILKKHLEKHNIPSLEDYYFQLAEKRSKIDVILGKLKNEIERTKAPDIKNIEDLISKKKEKNSKKNDYGIVIDGVNNTLIRFAKCCTPLPGDDVGGYVTKLTGITIHRKDCKNYQSLEAHDPGRIIDVQWDEKFLEKSPKSNKYKFSFKILATDRLNILMDIVTVIANHKINLLTVNSNELTKGLDKLISIKLTIEISSKSEYTNLLNNLIKIKDIISIER; from the coding sequence ATGGATTATTGGCAGGAGATAGAAAAAGAGATAGATACAAATGGACTTAAAGTAGATAAGGAAAAAATAAAATTAGCTCTTTTCTTCGCAGAGGAATGTCATCAAGGACAATATAGAAGATCAGGAGATCACTATATTTTACATCCAGTTGAAGTTACAAAAATCTTGATAGATATGAAAATGGACACAGATGCCATAGTTGCTGGAATACTTCATGACATTGTAGAAGATACTTTAATTACCTTAGCAGATATTAAATATAATTTTGGTGATGAAGTTGCTCTTTTAGTAGATGGAGTAACTAAACTAGATAATTTGCCAAATGGAACAAAAAAACAAGATGAAAATATTCGTAAAATGATAATAGCTATGGCTCAAGATATTAGAGTAATAATTATAAAATTAGCGGATAGACTTCATAATATGAGAACACTAAAGTATATGAAACCAGAAAAGCAAATAAGAATTTCTAAGGAAACACTATCCATATATGCCCCTCTAGCCCATAGACTTGGAATGGCAAAAATAAAGTGGGAGCTAGAAGATATGGCTCTTTATTATTTAGAACCAGAAATTTATAAAGAGATAAAAAGATTAATTGATGCTAAGAAGAATGAAAGAAAAGAGTATATTGAAAATATTGTTACAGAAATAGATAAACTTATGAAAGATTCTAAAATAGAAGGAATTGTTAAAGGTAGGTTTAAACATTTTTATAGTATATATAAGAAAATGTATGAAAAAGGAAAAGATTTTGATGATATTTATGACTTAATGGGTCTTAGAATAATTGTTAAAACAGAGGGAGAATGTTATAATACCTTAGGTATTATTCATAGTAATTTTAGACCTGTTCCTGGAAGATTTAAAGATTATATAGCTGTTCCAAAATCTAATAATTATCAATCTATTCATACTACAATAGTAGGTCCACTTGGAAAATTTATAGAAATTCAAATAAGAACAGAGGAAATGGATAAAATAGCTGAAGAGGGAATAGCTGCTCACTGGAGTTATAAAGAAAAAACAAAGGTTAGTAAAAAAGATCAAATATATGGATGGCTAAGAAATATAGTTGAAATTCATCAAGGTTCTGAAAACGCAGAAGAATTTGTTCAAACTGTTACAGGGGATATAATGAAAGAAACTGTATTTGTATTTTCTCCAAAGGGAGATGTAGTTGAATTAGCTCAAGGATCAACACCTCTTGACTTTGCTTTTAATATTCATACGGAAATAGGTTGTAAATGTGTAGGGGCAAAGGTAAACGGAAAAATAGTTCCTCTTGATTATAAACTACAAAATGGAGATAGAATAGAGATAATTACTTCTAAAAATGCTAAGGGACCTGGAAATGATTGGCTAGATATTGTTGTTACTCAAGGAGCTAAGAGTAAAATAAGAAAATGGTTAAAGGATCAAAAATTAGTTGAAAATACAAAATTAGGTAAAGAACTTATAGAAAAAGAAGTTGCGAAGTTAGGAATGTCTTTAAAAGAATTTGAAGAAAGTGCAATTCTAAAAAAACATTTAGAAAAACATAATATTCCTAGTTTAGAAGATTATTATTTTCAACTTGCAGAAAAACGTAGTAAAATAGATGTGATTTTAGGTAAATTAAAAAATGAAATAGAAAGAACTAAAGCACCAGATATAAAAAATATAGAAGACTTAATTAGCAAGAAAAAAGAAAAGAACTCTAAGAAAAATGACTATGGAATAGTTATAGATGGTGTTAATAATACCTTAATAAGATTTGCAAAATGCTGCACACCATTACCTGGAGATGATGTGGGAGGATATGTAACAAAACTTACAGGAATAACTATTCATAGAAAAGATTGTAAAAACTATCAATCTTTAGAGGCTCATGATCCTGGAAGAATAATAGATGTTCAATGGGATGAAAAGTTTTTAGAAAAGTCACCAAAATCAAATAAATATAAATTCTCATTTAAAATATTAGCAACAGACAGATTAAATATTTTAATGGACATAGTAACTGTTATAGCAAATCATAAAATAAATTTATTAACTGTTAACTCTAATGAATTAACAAAAGGACTTGATAAATTAATAAGTATTAAACTAACAATTGAAATAAGTAGTAAAAGCGAGTATACTAACTTGTTAAATAATTTAATAAAAATAAAAGATATAATATCTATTGAAAGATAG
- the tgt gene encoding tRNA guanosine(34) transglycosylase Tgt, producing the protein MEKKLPVEYELLKKDGKARAGVITTPHGKIETPVFMPVGTQATVKSMTPEELEEMGAEIILGNTYHLYLRPTDELVAKFGGLHKFMNWKHPILTDSGGFQVFSLGDLRKIKEEGVHFRSHIDGSKHFISPEKSINIQNNLGSDIVMLFDECPPGLSSREYLIPSIERTTRWARRCVEAHKRPNEQGLFAIVQGGIYEDLRDKSYNELKEMDEYFSGYAVGGLAVGEPREDMYRILDYIVEKLPSNKPRYLMGVGEPVDMLEAVESGIDMMDCVQPTRIGRHGTVFTKYGRLVIKNASYAEDDRPLDEGCQCYVCRNYTRGYIRHLFKTEEILGARLATYHNLYFLLKLMKDARKAILEDRFIEYKEEFLKNYSMGKSSEWIKPRKIGE; encoded by the coding sequence ATGGAAAAAAAGTTACCAGTAGAGTATGAACTACTTAAAAAAGATGGAAAGGCAAGAGCTGGTGTAATAACTACACCTCATGGGAAAATAGAGACACCTGTTTTTATGCCAGTTGGAACTCAGGCAACTGTAAAAAGTATGACTCCTGAAGAGTTAGAAGAGATGGGTGCTGAAATAATTTTAGGAAATACGTACCATTTATATTTAAGACCAACAGATGAATTGGTTGCAAAATTTGGAGGACTACATAAGTTTATGAATTGGAAGCATCCAATTTTAACTGACAGTGGAGGATTCCAAGTATTTAGTTTAGGAGATTTAAGAAAAATAAAGGAGGAGGGAGTTCACTTTAGATCTCATATTGATGGATCAAAGCACTTTATTTCTCCAGAAAAATCTATAAACATTCAAAATAATTTAGGTTCTGATATAGTTATGTTATTTGATGAATGCCCACCTGGATTATCATCTAGAGAGTACTTAATACCTTCTATAGAAAGAACAACTAGATGGGCTAGAAGATGTGTAGAAGCTCATAAAAGACCTAATGAACAGGGATTGTTTGCAATAGTTCAAGGTGGAATTTATGAAGATTTAAGAGATAAAAGTTATAATGAATTAAAAGAAATGGATGAATATTTTTCTGGTTATGCTGTGGGAGGACTTGCAGTTGGAGAACCTAGAGAAGATATGTATAGAATTTTAGATTATATAGTTGAAAAACTACCTTCTAATAAACCTAGATACTTAATGGGTGTTGGAGAGCCAGTAGATATGTTAGAAGCTGTAGAATCTGGAATAGATATGATGGATTGTGTTCAGCCTACAAGAATTGGAAGACATGGAACTGTATTTACAAAATATGGAAGACTTGTTATTAAAAATGCAAGCTATGCTGAAGATGATAGACCATTAGATGAAGGATGTCAATGTTATGTTTGTAGAAATTACACAAGAGGATATATAAGACATTTATTTAAAACAGAGGAAATTTTAGGAGCAAGACTAGCTACTTACCATAATTTATATTTCTTATTAAAATTAATGAAAGATGCGAGAAAAGCTATTTTAGAAGATAGATTTATAGAGTATAAGGAAGAATTCTTAAAAAATTATAGTATGGGTAAAAGTAGTGAATGGATTAAACCAAGAAAAATAGGTGAATAA
- a CDS encoding patatin-like phospholipase family protein codes for MLKYLLVLSFFLFNSFIYSESLTKEDIEIKKLQQKISLLENKISLLKKQKIENLKKAKKAPSVALVLSGGGAKGFAHIGVLKALEKNHIKIDSITGSSMGAIVAALYSAGYSPDQIESILSNVNWEKSFEDNPNREDIPLDQKAISEDYGLSLKYDGDFNFSLPKSLRNSQRTYLYLKKLLHNVDGINNFNKLPIPLRIIATNLDTGKPHSFSHGDLAKVVTASMAIPTIFDPVKIGKNYYVDGLVSRNFPVEDALEFKPDIIIGVDVGANVKPKAEYNIISTMDQILAIQSAASTPAQRKLATILIAPNVSKYKSTDLSKYKEITQAGEVAAEREMKKILAFPIRKVKVKHPLKENYQKTLIINKVVINNKNSDHKYIIKSIFENYLNKEITLSTLQNLILKLYGFNFIDKVYYTLENGTLYLDIQEAPSNTVGVGFNYQTGYGTTFSVGTDINRAGKYGSLSTIEGTFGDYLGLKLNNFFYYGVSNKIGILFDLAYQESPFNLYNKKEKLSEYKNETFYVKTGLLTQYDNKLLISYGLSMNYSELKQEVGSHAAESLSYSKSYGNVFLHLSWDKTNSNIYPTKGTKGHIEYNWGGNLGEDNLNFSTPAYLLEGYIPITDRLSLTSTIFGAAVNGDDILIDKYIKLGGARNNISNRTFAFDGYYFQQKLLKSLLGGSLGLQYELLDNLYLFGKWNIATYEEPSIETEIENNSMWQSYHQGYGVGIGYGSLIGPIEFSLAKSKADGEVLAQLSIGYTFD; via the coding sequence ATGCTTAAATATTTACTTGTTCTTTCTTTTTTCCTTTTTAATTCCTTTATATACAGCGAATCCTTAACTAAGGAAGATATTGAAATAAAGAAATTACAACAGAAAATTTCCCTATTAGAGAATAAAATTTCTCTTTTAAAGAAACAAAAAATTGAAAATTTAAAGAAAGCTAAAAAAGCTCCCTCTGTAGCCCTTGTTTTAAGTGGTGGAGGAGCTAAAGGTTTTGCTCATATTGGAGTTTTAAAAGCTCTAGAAAAAAATCATATAAAAATTGATTCTATTACTGGTTCTAGTATGGGAGCCATAGTTGCTGCCCTATACTCTGCTGGATATTCTCCAGATCAAATTGAATCTATTTTATCAAATGTTAATTGGGAAAAATCCTTTGAAGATAATCCCAATAGAGAGGATATTCCCCTTGACCAAAAGGCTATTTCTGAAGATTATGGATTATCTTTAAAATATGATGGGGATTTTAATTTTTCTTTACCTAAGAGTTTACGTAACAGCCAAAGAACTTATTTATATTTAAAAAAACTTTTACATAATGTGGATGGAATTAATAATTTTAATAAATTACCTATTCCACTTCGAATAATTGCTACAAATTTAGATACAGGAAAACCTCACTCATTTTCCCACGGTGATCTTGCTAAGGTAGTTACAGCTAGTATGGCTATTCCTACTATTTTTGATCCTGTTAAAATTGGAAAAAACTACTATGTTGATGGCCTAGTTTCTAGAAATTTTCCTGTTGAAGACGCATTAGAATTTAAGCCTGATATTATAATCGGAGTTGATGTAGGAGCCAATGTTAAACCTAAGGCTGAATACAATATCATTAGCACTATGGATCAAATTTTAGCAATCCAAAGTGCTGCTTCAACACCTGCCCAAAGAAAATTAGCAACTATTTTAATTGCACCTAATGTTTCAAAATATAAATCTACAGATTTATCTAAATATAAAGAAATTACCCAAGCAGGAGAAGTTGCTGCTGAAAGAGAAATGAAAAAGATTTTGGCTTTTCCCATAAGAAAAGTTAAAGTTAAACATCCTCTTAAAGAAAACTATCAAAAAACCTTAATTATTAATAAAGTAGTTATAAATAATAAAAATAGTGATCATAAATATATTATTAAAAGTATTTTCGAAAATTATTTAAATAAAGAAATTACTTTAAGCACTTTACAAAATCTAATTTTAAAACTTTATGGATTTAATTTTATTGATAAGGTTTATTATACACTCGAAAATGGAACTCTTTATTTAGATATTCAAGAAGCTCCATCAAATACAGTAGGAGTAGGATTTAATTATCAAACAGGATATGGAACCACTTTTTCTGTAGGTACAGATATAAACCGTGCAGGAAAATATGGTAGCCTTTCTACAATTGAAGGAACTTTTGGTGATTATTTAGGATTGAAATTGAATAATTTCTTTTATTATGGTGTATCAAATAAAATTGGTATTTTATTTGATCTTGCTTACCAAGAATCTCCATTTAATTTATATAATAAAAAAGAAAAACTTAGTGAATATAAAAATGAAACTTTTTATGTGAAAACTGGTTTATTAACTCAATATGATAATAAGCTCTTAATATCCTACGGATTATCTATGAATTACTCTGAGCTAAAACAAGAAGTTGGATCTCATGCTGCTGAAAGTTTAAGTTATTCTAAAAGTTATGGAAATGTTTTCTTACATTTGAGTTGGGATAAAACAAATTCTAATATTTATCCTACCAAGGGAACTAAAGGACATATTGAATATAATTGGGGAGGAAATTTAGGAGAAGACAATCTAAATTTCTCTACACCAGCCTATCTTTTAGAAGGTTATATCCCTATTACAGATAGATTAAGTTTAACTTCAACTATTTTTGGAGCAGCTGTTAATGGAGATGATATTCTAATTGATAAATATATTAAACTTGGTGGAGCTCGAAATAATATTTCAAATAGAACTTTTGCCTTTGATGGTTATTATTTCCAACAAAAATTATTAAAATCTTTATTAGGAGGATCTCTTGGTCTTCAATATGAGCTTTTAGATAATTTATATCTATTTGGTAAATGGAATATTGCTACCTATGAAGAGCCTAGTATTGAAACTGAAATTGAAAATAACTCCATGTGGCAAAGTTATCATCAAGGTTATGGAGTAGGAATTGGTTATGGTAGTCTTATTGGTCCTATTGAATTTTCCCTAGCTAAAAGTAAAGCCGATGGTGAAGTTCTAGCTCAACTTAGTATTGGATATACTTTTGATTAG
- the aroA gene encoding 3-phosphoshikimate 1-carboxyvinyltransferase has product MLKYINIKPIEEGFKGIVTIPGSKSISNRALILGALSEKKVILKNMLFSDDTLYMIEGLKKLGAAIDISQDKKILTIEMKPQETLPTCELFIGNAGTAMRFLASYIATKKGEITLTGNKRMKERPIKDLVGALENLGVTIKYLEKEGFPPIKIISKGVSKSFVEIDCSKSSQYLSSLLLSGSYFKHPLEIKIKDTLVSKPYVSMTLNMVKDFGGNITFDENKNSFFITPKKFTLDEYTIEGDMSSASYFLGAALIGNGTITIKNFFKNSLQGDKDFLNILIKMGLEVLDEKEKEITVCGKHSYTAIDVNLNNTPDVAQTLAVIGLFAKGNTIVRDVANMRIKETDRITALNNEISKLGGLFLEEKDGFTIIPQDSYHGATIETYDDHRMAMSLALAGLKIPGIKILNPECVSKTFPNFFEELNNIYNREE; this is encoded by the coding sequence TTGTTAAAATATATAAATATAAAACCTATAGAAGAAGGTTTTAAAGGAATTGTTACTATTCCTGGATCAAAATCAATATCTAATAGAGCCTTAATTTTAGGAGCTCTTTCCGAAAAAAAAGTTATTCTGAAAAATATGCTTTTTAGTGACGATACACTTTATATGATTGAAGGTCTAAAAAAATTAGGGGCTGCTATTGATATATCCCAAGATAAAAAAATTCTTACAATTGAAATGAAGCCTCAAGAAACACTACCTACCTGTGAACTTTTTATAGGTAATGCAGGAACTGCAATGAGATTTTTAGCATCATATATTGCTACTAAAAAAGGAGAAATAACTCTAACAGGAAATAAAAGAATGAAAGAGCGACCCATTAAAGATTTAGTCGGTGCTCTTGAAAATTTAGGAGTTACCATAAAATATCTAGAAAAAGAGGGGTTCCCCCCTATTAAAATTATATCTAAAGGAGTTTCTAAGAGTTTTGTAGAAATTGATTGTAGTAAAAGTAGTCAATACTTATCATCTTTACTATTATCTGGATCTTATTTTAAACATCCTTTAGAAATAAAAATAAAAGATACTCTTGTATCAAAGCCTTATGTCTCTATGACATTAAATATGGTTAAAGATTTTGGTGGAAATATTACTTTTGATGAAAATAAAAATAGTTTTTTTATTACACCAAAAAAATTTACCTTAGATGAATACACTATTGAAGGGGATATGTCCTCAGCATCATATTTTCTTGGTGCAGCTTTAATTGGTAATGGAACTATTACTATAAAAAATTTCTTTAAAAATTCTTTGCAAGGAGATAAAGATTTTTTAAATATTCTTATAAAAATGGGCCTTGAAGTTTTAGATGAAAAAGAAAAAGAGATCACAGTTTGTGGAAAACACTCCTATACAGCTATAGATGTAAACTTAAATAATACTCCCGATGTGGCTCAAACACTAGCTGTCATAGGTTTATTTGCCAAGGGAAATACAATTGTAAGAGATGTTGCTAATATGCGTATAAAGGAAACTGATAGAATTACTGCCTTAAATAATGAGATCTCTAAATTAGGAGGCCTATTTTTAGAAGAAAAAGATGGTTTCACTATTATTCCTCAAGATTCTTATCATGGAGCCACTATTGAAACATATGATGATCATAGAATGGCTATGAGTTTAGCTCTTGCTGGTCTTAAGATTCCTGGTATTAAAATTTTAAATCCAGAATGTGTTTCAAAAACTTTTCCTAATTTTTTTGAGGAATTAAACAATATATACAACAGGGAGGAATAA